In the genome of Hippoglossus hippoglossus isolate fHipHip1 chromosome 12, fHipHip1.pri, whole genome shotgun sequence, one region contains:
- the LOC117771738 gene encoding glycolipid transfer protein-like, with the protein MSLLLDNQFKELPPDKSVDTKLFLEAVSHLPHFFDCLGSTVFSVIKSDINGNITKIRAVYLKDPAKYVTLQDILEVEREAHGAEWPKVGATLALMWLKRGLRFIQILLQSLVDGERDENNPNLIRINITKAYEQALKRYHGWIVQKIFSTALYAAPYKSNFLKALSKGEEVKEEDCLANVHHFLVNYTATVDAIYEMFTNLNAELDYTV; encoded by the exons ATGTCGCTTTTACTGGACAACCAGTTCAAGGAGCTGCCCCCTGACAAGTCCGTGGACACCAAGTTGTTCCTGGAGGCCGTTTCCCACCTCCCGCATTTCTTCG acTGTTTGGGATCAACAGTGTTTTCAGTCATCAAATCTGACATTAATGGAAATATAACG AAAATTCGAGCCGTCTACCTCAAGGATCCTGCGAAGTACGTCACCCTGCAGGACATCCTGGAGGTAGAGCGTGAAGCCCATGGAGCAGAATGGCCCAAAGTTGGAGCAACGTTAGCTCTGATGTGGCTGAAAAG GGGTCTCCGTTTCATTCAGATCCTGCTGCAGAGTTTGGTggacggagagagagatgagaacaACCCCAACCTGATACGGATCAATATCACCAAAGCCTACGAGCAGGCACTGAAGAGATACCACGGCTGGATCGTGCAAAAGATTTTCAGT ACGGCGTTATACGCAGCTCCCTACAAATCCAACTTCCTCAAGGCGCTGTCAAagggagaggaagtgaaagaggAGGACTGTCTGGCAAACGTGCATCACTTCCTGGTTAATTACACCGCCACTGTAGACGCCATCTACGAGATGTTCACAAATCTAAACGCAGAGCTGGACTACACCGTTTGA